A genomic stretch from Lysobacter soyae includes:
- a CDS encoding ChrR family anti-sigma-E factor yields the protein MTPRHHLDATTLVSYAAGALPPETAAIASLHFSACGHCRAKLLDAERIGGALVERQLPTWSEGKASILRETMLRALDEAHTVAAPAVHRADRSDEDAMPEVLQPYFGKTFSALKWRWMGSGAHYVRVVGPSGVVLLLLRIAPGKRMPVHGHQAGELTQILQGAYHDALGYFQAGDAADLDSEIEHQPVTAPGPACICVSALEKPLRFPGWFARKLQPVFGV from the coding sequence ATGACGCCGCGTCACCATCTCGACGCGACCACCTTGGTCAGTTATGCGGCAGGTGCGTTACCGCCGGAAACGGCAGCGATTGCGTCTTTGCATTTCAGCGCATGCGGGCATTGCCGCGCAAAGCTGCTCGATGCTGAACGAATCGGCGGTGCCTTGGTTGAAAGGCAATTACCGACGTGGTCCGAAGGCAAAGCATCGATATTGCGCGAGACGATGCTGCGAGCCTTGGATGAGGCCCACACAGTAGCCGCGCCGGCGGTGCATCGAGCTGACCGATCGGATGAAGATGCGATGCCCGAGGTGCTTCAGCCCTACTTCGGCAAGACCTTCAGCGCGCTTAAGTGGCGTTGGATGGGCTCGGGCGCGCACTACGTACGCGTAGTAGGTCCCAGTGGCGTCGTATTGCTACTGCTGCGAATTGCGCCGGGCAAGCGTATGCCTGTGCATGGCCATCAAGCCGGAGAGCTCACCCAAATATTGCAGGGCGCCTACCACGATGCGTTGGGATACTTCCAGGCGGGTGATGCCGCTGATCTGGACTCGGAGATAGAGCATCAGCCGGTCACCGCGCCCGGCCCAGCCTGCATTTGCGTCAGTGCGCTCGAGAAGCCGTTGCGTTTTCCGGGCTGGTTCGCCCGAAAGCTTCAGCCGGTTTTTGGTGTTTGA
- a CDS encoding sigma-70 family RNA polymerase sigma factor, whose amino-acid sequence MNPFAITEKSVPDWSSDMKQVATIRDRDAFMRIYAFFMPRLCLYLRGLGAPNATAEEIAQDALLKLWQQAAQYDAARGALSTWLFRVARNLFFDKCRKEQGLSYVSAAAIDTECDPAPDRAEAYTDNLALHQRIDALSPIQARLIRMSYFEAKSHQEIADEMGMPLGTVKSHVRRAFLSLQNSIGGKS is encoded by the coding sequence ATGAATCCATTCGCCATCACCGAGAAAAGCGTGCCCGATTGGTCGTCTGACATGAAACAAGTGGCGACGATCCGCGATCGAGATGCGTTCATGCGGATTTACGCGTTTTTCATGCCCCGTCTGTGTCTCTATTTGCGAGGCTTGGGTGCACCCAACGCGACGGCGGAGGAGATAGCACAAGATGCGTTGCTGAAGTTGTGGCAGCAGGCGGCGCAATACGATGCGGCACGTGGCGCGCTTAGCACCTGGCTGTTTCGCGTTGCGAGAAACCTCTTTTTCGACAAGTGCCGTAAAGAACAGGGACTCTCCTACGTTAGCGCAGCCGCAATAGACACTGAGTGCGATCCCGCGCCCGATCGCGCCGAAGCCTATACCGACAATCTCGCTTTGCATCAACGCATTGATGCCTTGTCGCCGATACAAGCACGTTTGATCCGAATGTCCTATTTCGAGGCCAAGAGCCATCAGGAAATCGCCGATGAGATGGGCATGCCGTTGGGGACGGTGAAATCGCATGTGCGTCGGGCGTTCTTGAGTCTGCAGAACAGCATCGGAGGGAAATCATGA